From uncultured Methanobrevibacter sp., the proteins below share one genomic window:
- a CDS encoding Mur ligase family protein, translated as MNYLVVGAGNASRPVARLLNHLGHDVVITDLKDISEFKIEFQRSLIEMEKEGVTLDMANKNPSVDGFDAVYMPPTLPETAPIAKLIKDSDLKVLSNEEFSKIVNDLIPVDIIGITGTMGKTTTTFITTSLFKQAGYNVWSCSSLVNNLVSEAIIDGIVKGRAQDCDIAIFELPHGTIGLLNSLDIKIGLLTNIAEDHLSEFGGSLELYQQRKLILESMSETFISNHSCFDIINPIRDDALYYALDEDVDFKGIVGDESLTVEYGNDSFTTPFYMMSYFFENSVAASAAALTYGVKKEDIIDALTEFKGLPAHMDDVGDYNGRKVILDSAFLYDGMKITLDYFKDESVVLFLDHFDTLSVRDKAEVGELISNYNLKCVIASGFNEVTQEVEIEAAQEILDAITNPDIIKVAVNDIEIAAQETFKYSEPGDIILHMGPLIAYDRLTTVDKIMKGLEKGSKKYV; from the coding sequence ATGAATTATTTAGTTGTTGGTGCTGGAAATGCTAGTAGGCCTGTTGCAAGATTGCTTAATCATTTGGGCCATGATGTTGTAATAACTGATTTGAAGGATATTTCTGAATTTAAAATCGAGTTCCAGCGAAGTCTAATTGAAATGGAAAAGGAAGGCGTAACCCTTGACATGGCAAATAAGAATCCCTCTGTCGATGGATTTGATGCGGTTTACATGCCACCTACCTTACCTGAAACCGCTCCAATCGCTAAACTAATCAAAGATTCTGATTTGAAGGTTCTATCCAATGAAGAGTTTTCCAAAATAGTCAACGACTTGATTCCCGTAGACATCATCGGAATTACCGGAACTATGGGAAAGACCACCACAACCTTCATTACAACCAGCCTTTTCAAGCAGGCGGGATACAATGTATGGTCCTGTTCATCCCTTGTAAACAATCTTGTATCTGAAGCCATCATTGATGGTATCGTCAAGGGAAGGGCTCAGGATTGTGATATTGCTATTTTTGAACTTCCTCACGGTACAATTGGTTTATTGAACAGTTTGGATATTAAGATAGGTCTTTTGACCAATATTGCAGAGGACCACCTTTCCGAATTTGGAGGATCTCTGGAACTGTACCAGCAAAGGAAACTTATTCTTGAAAGCATGAGCGAAACATTCATCTCAAATCACTCCTGTTTCGATATCATAAATCCTATAAGGGATGATGCGTTATATTATGCTTTGGATGAGGACGTTGATTTTAAAGGTATTGTTGGTGATGAATCCTTAACTGTTGAATATGGAAATGATTCCTTTACCACTCCCTTCTACATGATGAGCTACTTTTTTGAAAATTCAGTGGCTGCAAGTGCCGCCGCATTGACATATGGAGTAAAGAAGGAAGATATAATCGATGCACTGACAGAGTTTAAGGGACTTCCAGCGCACATGGATGATGTGGGTGACTACAACGGAAGGAAGGTCATTTTGGATTCAGCATTTTTATACGATGGAATGAAAATCACACTCGATTACTTCAAGGATGAAAGTGTGGTGCTGTTCCTTGATCATTTTGATACACTGTCCGTAAGGGATAAGGCAGAGGTTGGTGAGCTCATAAGCAACTACAATCTCAAATGTGTAATAGCAAGCGGATTTAATGAGGTTACCCAGGAAGTTGAAATAGAGGCTGCCCAGGAGATACTTGATGCAATAACAAATCCTGACATCATAAAAGTGGCAGTCAACGATATAGAAATTGCAGCACAAGAAACATTCAAGTATTCCGAACCTGGAGATATAATACTGCATATGGGACCTCTTATAGCTTACGACAGGCTGACCACTGTTGACAAGATTATGAAAGGACTTGAAAAGGGGAGTAAGAAATATGTATAA
- a CDS encoding Mur ligase family protein, with the protein MYKNKTFGVIGVCGANGNLIARILKQRGYNVIGTDVTFKKDCRFAKALEGYDIEVYYGQTPEGFFNKVDYIIPPLSLPEDAEILKKCDKPILTVHEVIDLIKPEKPVFGITGTNGKTTSTTLLKKIAYDNGIKPCEHDLEGMQGNAEFIPILQSRLNGDVGILEVGTFGVPGTVGRIVKNTEMSAGLITNITPDHLNDLGSFIDYANVKGEFIKELGLGQLIVNGHDPTIMGLLRELDFKGEVITFGVDEMPDSIGMKECVCGREIAVKEIISGCGYYFCQCGITTPQVDYIATNVDLANRTFDLHTPTEKLTVKMGIDGLHNVYNLTGVIIAAHKFLDLPYDKILPTIASFSGVSGRMEEVGKVKGKDIFVDYAHNPAGVETVLKEFKKLFGDFTTVITVSSESGYRGDIDIFNSVLKFSKFIVPASVASQKIAVEKLKANPKLNDRIFLNHVDDFEKKGTLGASKEEVRDGLRKALNLDCEMVIAIGEAATKFKSLVFEL; encoded by the coding sequence ATGTATAAGAATAAGACCTTTGGAGTTATAGGAGTTTGCGGAGCAAACGGTAATTTAATCGCAAGAATACTTAAACAGAGAGGTTATAATGTTATAGGAACCGATGTGACCTTTAAAAAAGATTGCCGATTTGCAAAAGCACTGGAAGGCTATGACATTGAAGTGTACTATGGCCAGACTCCTGAAGGATTTTTCAATAAGGTAGATTATATAATTCCTCCTTTAAGTCTTCCCGAAGATGCTGAAATTCTTAAAAAATGCGACAAACCTATTTTGACCGTACATGAAGTGATAGACCTGATAAAGCCTGAAAAGCCGGTATTCGGAATAACCGGTACCAACGGAAAGACAACCTCAACAACACTTCTCAAAAAGATCGCATATGACAATGGAATAAAACCGTGCGAACATGACCTTGAGGGAATGCAGGGAAATGCCGAGTTCATTCCGATTTTGCAGTCAAGACTAAATGGGGATGTGGGTATTCTTGAAGTTGGAACCTTCGGGGTTCCCGGAACCGTTGGAAGGATAGTCAAAAATACTGAGATGTCAGCGGGACTTATAACAAACATCACACCTGACCACCTGAACGACCTTGGAAGCTTCATCGACTATGCAAACGTCAAGGGCGAATTCATCAAGGAACTCGGACTGGGACAGCTAATAGTCAACGGCCATGACCCTACAATCATGGGTCTTTTAAGGGAACTTGATTTCAAGGGCGAAGTAATCACATTCGGTGTGGATGAAATGCCTGATTCAATCGGAATGAAAGAATGCGTATGCGGACGTGAAATTGCAGTTAAGGAAATCATTTCCGGATGCGGATACTATTTCTGCCAGTGTGGAATAACAACCCCTCAGGTGGACTATATCGCAACAAATGTCGACTTGGCAAACCGCACATTCGATCTTCACACTCCAACCGAGAAACTGACAGTAAAGATGGGTATTGACGGTCTTCATAACGTTTATAACCTGACCGGTGTAATAATCGCCGCTCACAAATTCCTGGATCTTCCTTATGATAAGATTCTACCGACAATTGCAAGCTTTTCCGGTGTAAGCGGAAGAATGGAAGAGGTCGGAAAGGTCAAGGGCAAGGACATATTCGTTGATTATGCACACAATCCTGCCGGTGTGGAAACTGTCTTAAAAGAATTCAAAAAGCTGTTCGGAGACTTTACAACAGTAATTACAGTATCCTCCGAATCCGGTTACAGGGGAGACATCGACATATTCAACAGTGTGCTCAAGTTCTCTAAATTCATCGTTCCGGCATCCGTTGCCTCACAAAAGATTGCAGTTGAAAAGCTTAAGGCAAATCCTAAGCTGAACGATAGAATCTTTTTAAACCATGTTGATGATTTTGAAAAGAAAGGTACATTGGGTGCTTCAAAAGAGGAAGTTCGTGATGGTCTAAGAAAGGCCTTGAACCTTGACTGTGAAATGGTTATTGCAATAGGTGAGGCTGCAACCAAATTCAAATCTCTCGTTTTCGAGTTATGA
- a CDS encoding DEAD/DEAH box helicase: MVSYINHPLLKKDAIESRLYQQILAGDVLKKGNTMVVAPTALGKTIVAILVAADRLDKVKNSKVLVLAPSKPLAIQHEESFKDFITLPCTSITGAIKPEERVKRWEESRIISATPQTVESDLLNGRYDLSNVSLIVFDECHHGVGSYSYVYLASRYAQESNYNLILGLTASPGSDKFKIKEVCENLYIQNIVVKTEDDADVKPYFNPVDIDWVKIKMSDELAKIKENVDKALKIRLKALKNMGIIKTVSVGKKDILTARGRVQGEIARSANPDKELFRAVSILSAVINVQHAQELIETQGVQTFNKYVDRLRKKKTKAAKSLMWDDNFSRAIKLAKRAERHGWEHPKLREITKILKKELGDDGQSKLTTSRFEDKSDENASKIMVFTQYRDTLEMIHQKLEKEGIKSVKFFGQASKDGEKGLTQKEQKAIIKAFRMGEYDVLLSTSVAEEGIDIPAVDLVVLYEPVPSEVRMIQRRGRTGRKRTGKVKVLVTEGTRDEAYYWSSIRKEDNMKNQLIDPEVINELNASAVERMENQKKVKVLERPKEDNDFPVVYADSREGNSKVIRHLTEMEIDVKIRSMAVGDYQVSDEVVIERKTASDFVSSIIDKRLFKQARELTEEFKKPIIILEGDDIYNGMINPNAIRGTIAALAIDFRISIIPTRNAQDTAAMIKRIAIREQNGEKIPISIRTDKKPVTLMEQQLFIVESLPNIGPVNAKNLLKHFGSVEKVLNASEAQLQDVEGIGKKTAKDIRKVIESKYLYFEKEIKEKKLL; the protein is encoded by the coding sequence ATGGTAAGTTACATTAATCATCCGCTACTCAAAAAAGATGCAATCGAATCAAGGCTGTACCAGCAGATTCTTGCTGGAGATGTATTGAAAAAGGGAAATACAATGGTTGTTGCACCTACAGCTCTTGGTAAGACCATTGTTGCGATTCTTGTAGCTGCAGATAGGCTGGATAAGGTTAAAAATTCCAAGGTATTGGTTCTTGCACCGTCAAAACCGTTGGCTATTCAGCATGAGGAAAGCTTTAAGGATTTCATAACCCTTCCATGCACATCCATCACTGGAGCAATTAAACCTGAAGAGCGTGTAAAAAGATGGGAGGAGTCAAGAATAATATCCGCAACTCCTCAAACGGTTGAATCTGATTTATTGAATGGCAGATATGATTTAAGTAATGTATCACTGATAGTCTTTGACGAATGCCACCACGGTGTGGGATCATATTCATATGTATACCTGGCATCCCGTTACGCTCAGGAATCAAATTATAATCTGATTTTGGGACTGACAGCTTCTCCGGGTTCCGACAAGTTCAAAATCAAGGAGGTATGTGAAAACCTCTATATCCAAAACATTGTTGTCAAGACTGAAGATGATGCCGATGTAAAGCCATATTTCAACCCTGTTGATATTGATTGGGTTAAAATAAAGATGAGTGATGAGCTTGCAAAGATAAAGGAAAATGTTGACAAGGCTTTAAAAATACGGCTCAAGGCATTGAAGAATATGGGCATTATCAAAACGGTTTCTGTCGGTAAAAAGGATATTCTGACTGCCCGTGGAAGGGTTCAGGGTGAGATTGCACGTTCAGCAAATCCCGACAAGGAACTGTTCCGAGCAGTTTCAATATTGAGCGCAGTCATCAATGTCCAGCATGCTCAGGAGTTGATTGAGACTCAAGGGGTTCAGACATTCAACAAATATGTTGACCGCTTGCGTAAAAAAAAGACCAAGGCTGCAAAATCATTGATGTGGGATGATAACTTTTCAAGGGCAATCAAACTTGCTAAAAGGGCTGAAAGACATGGATGGGAACATCCTAAGCTACGTGAAATAACCAAAATCTTAAAAAAGGAACTGGGTGATGATGGACAGTCCAAACTCACAACTTCACGTTTTGAAGATAAAAGTGATGAAAACGCTTCAAAAATCATGGTATTTACTCAATATCGTGATACACTTGAAATGATTCATCAAAAACTTGAAAAGGAAGGAATCAAATCAGTCAAATTCTTTGGTCAGGCATCAAAAGATGGCGAAAAGGGATTGACCCAGAAAGAGCAGAAAGCTATAATAAAAGCATTCAGAATGGGTGAGTATGATGTCTTGCTGTCAACCAGTGTTGCTGAAGAGGGTATTGACATTCCTGCCGTTGATTTGGTTGTGTTGTATGAACCCGTACCGTCTGAGGTTCGTATGATTCAAAGACGTGGACGTACCGGTCGTAAAAGGACAGGTAAGGTTAAAGTCTTGGTTACTGAAGGAACAAGGGATGAAGCTTATTACTGGTCCAGTATCCGGAAAGAAGACAATATGAAAAATCAGCTGATTGATCCTGAGGTAATTAATGAATTGAATGCTTCGGCCGTTGAGAGAATGGAAAATCAAAAGAAGGTCAAAGTCCTTGAAAGGCCTAAAGAGGACAATGATTTTCCAGTGGTTTATGCCGATTCACGTGAAGGAAATTCCAAGGTTATCCGACATCTCACCGAAATGGAGATTGACGTTAAAATACGTTCAATGGCTGTTGGAGATTATCAGGTAAGTGATGAGGTTGTAATTGAGAGAAAAACAGCTAGTGATTTTGTAAGTTCAATCATCGATAAAAGGTTGTTCAAGCAGGCTCGTGAACTTACCGAAGAGTTTAAAAAACCGATAATAATCCTTGAAGGTGACGATATTTATAACGGTATGATCAACCCTAATGCAATCAGAGGTACAATTGCAGCTTTGGCAATCGATTTCAGAATCAGTATTATTCCAACTAGAAATGCTCAGGATACTGCTGCAATGATTAAAAGAATTGCGATAAGGGAGCAGAATGGTGAAAAAATCCCAATTTCTATTAGGACAGATAAAAAACCGGTCACTTTAATGGAACAGCAATTGTTTATCGTAGAATCATTGCCTAATATCGGACCGGTAAATGCAAAAAATCTCCTGAAGCATTTTGGAAGTGTTGAAAAGGTTTTGAATGCTAGCGAAGCCCAGCTTCAGGATGTTGAAGGTATCGGTAAAAAAACAGCCAAGGATATAAGAAAGGTAATTGAGTCCAAATACCTCTATTTTGAAAAAGAAATTAAGGAAAAGAAACTTCTCTAG
- a CDS encoding sugar phosphate isomerase/epimerase, with protein sequence MKIGASALAGLENGLENTLEFIENLGLEYAELVHQFPSEYVTADLLESYNLKYSIHAPFMDVNIASLQEKSRLNSIEQIKDSINLANKINAEAVVVHPGLASFLANKYFLDDVYECARESIKEIGEYSDDLGIMTTIENMPAFETMIYQDINDLNDLLVSLDMGMTLDIGHAHHARYSANEMIFDSIKHIHAHDNFGDDDSHLAFGEGNIELKHILNTLEKNNYDGIYIIEVNDYDSIKKSYEYMKENF encoded by the coding sequence ATGAAGATTGGAGCATCCGCACTTGCAGGACTTGAAAACGGATTGGAAAATACATTGGAATTTATTGAAAATTTAGGACTGGAATATGCTGAACTGGTGCATCAGTTCCCATCAGAGTATGTGACAGCAGACTTGCTTGAAAGCTATAATCTCAAATACTCAATTCATGCCCCCTTCATGGATGTAAATATAGCCTCACTTCAGGAAAAAAGCAGACTGAATTCAATCGAGCAGATTAAAGATTCAATCAATCTGGCAAACAAAATCAATGCGGAAGCTGTCGTTGTCCATCCTGGACTTGCCTCATTTTTGGCCAACAAATACTTCCTGGACGATGTATATGAATGCGCAAGGGAATCAATAAAAGAGATTGGCGAATACTCAGATGATTTGGGCATCATGACCACCATTGAAAATATGCCCGCCTTTGAAACAATGATTTATCAAGACATCAATGATTTGAACGACTTGCTGGTTTCACTTGATATGGGAATGACCCTTGACATCGGTCATGCACACCATGCGAGATATTCCGCAAACGAGATGATTTTTGATTCGATTAAACACATACATGCCCATGATAATTTTGGTGATGATGACTCACACCTGGCATTTGGTGAGGGCAATATTGAATTAAAACATATCCTCAATACTTTAGAGAAAAATAATTATGATGGCATCTACATCATTGAAGTGAATGACTACGATTCCATTAAAAAAAGTTATGAATATATGAAAGAAAACTTCTAG
- a CDS encoding PINc/VapC family ATPase yields the protein MKCIIPDTSAVIIGAVSKIVEESDLDYPEIVVPEAVVCELEHQANANRSEGHKGLKELQKLQRMQDEGELAVSFKGKRPTNYDIKYAKSGEIDSIIRDVARSEMGTLLTNDKVQAETAKAQGIPVYFYKQEFELKPLSIEKYFDDETMSIHLKENVVPMAKKGTPGHISFEVLNEKVYTYNELKEIMDEILDKAKSDPKTYLESQKEGSFVVQSREFRISIAYPPFSEALEITIVRPVANISLDEYHLSEKLLERIRTNAEGILISGSPGAGKSTFVQAIAKYYSSKLNKVVKTMESPRDLQLPDEITQYAPLEGSMENTADVLLLVRPDYTIYDELRKNTDFNIFADMRLAGVGMIGVVHATRPIDAVQRIASRVELGVIPSIVDTSIYIENGKVTSVYDTKMTVKVPTGMKEADLARPVIEVRDFETGELKNEIYTYGEQTIVMDIDLVNGSGDEGRHKSSVERIAEQEILRKVKKLVPKKAKVDVEVISPERANIYIPEDFIPKIIGKNGKRIAEIEESIGISLGVEVIESKPISKTPFEVDILHTKKQLILELGRDNGRKNFDIQIDGQYLLTATTSKKGEIKIKRGIELSDIIIEAIEMGLEITAIQKR from the coding sequence ATGAAATGCATTATACCGGACACCAGCGCCGTCATCATAGGTGCGGTAAGCAAGATTGTAGAGGAAAGCGATTTGGACTATCCGGAAATCGTTGTACCCGAAGCGGTGGTCTGTGAACTTGAACACCAGGCAAACGCAAACCGCTCTGAAGGCCACAAGGGCCTTAAGGAACTTCAGAAATTGCAGAGGATGCAGGACGAAGGCGAACTGGCAGTCAGCTTTAAGGGAAAAAGGCCAACCAATTACGACATCAAGTATGCCAAAAGCGGAGAAATCGACAGCATCATACGCGATGTTGCAAGAAGTGAAATGGGAACACTTCTCACCAACGACAAGGTCCAGGCGGAAACCGCAAAGGCACAGGGAATACCGGTTTACTTTTACAAACAGGAATTTGAATTGAAACCATTGTCAATAGAGAAATACTTCGATGATGAGACAATGTCAATACATTTAAAGGAAAATGTTGTTCCGATGGCCAAAAAGGGAACACCAGGCCACATCAGCTTTGAAGTATTGAACGAAAAGGTCTACACCTACAATGAGCTAAAAGAGATTATGGACGAAATCCTTGACAAGGCAAAAAGCGATCCGAAAACCTACCTTGAATCCCAGAAGGAAGGCTCATTCGTTGTCCAGTCAAGGGAATTCAGAATTTCAATAGCCTATCCCCCATTTTCAGAGGCGCTGGAAATCACAATCGTAAGGCCTGTTGCAAACATCAGCCTCGACGAATATCACCTTTCAGAAAAACTTCTTGAAAGGATAAGAACCAATGCCGAAGGAATACTCATTTCAGGTTCACCGGGTGCCGGTAAGTCAACATTCGTACAGGCAATAGCGAAATACTACTCATCAAAACTGAACAAGGTCGTAAAGACAATGGAATCCCCTAGGGATTTACAGCTGCCTGATGAGATAACACAATATGCTCCGCTGGAAGGAAGCATGGAAAATACCGCTGACGTTCTGTTGCTTGTAAGGCCGGACTATACCATATATGACGAGCTGAGAAAAAACACCGATTTCAACATCTTTGCAGACATGAGGCTTGCGGGGGTCGGAATGATCGGGGTCGTGCATGCAACCCGTCCGATTGATGCAGTCCAGAGAATAGCCTCAAGGGTGGAGCTTGGTGTAATCCCGTCAATCGTCGATACAAGCATATATATCGAGAACGGTAAGGTTACAAGTGTCTATGACACCAAGATGACCGTGAAGGTTCCGACAGGAATGAAGGAGGCGGACCTTGCAAGGCCGGTCATTGAAGTGCGCGACTTTGAAACAGGAGAGCTCAAAAACGAGATTTACACCTACGGGGAACAGACAATTGTAATGGACATCGATTTGGTTAACGGATCCGGTGATGAGGGAAGACACAAGTCCTCAGTCGAAAGGATTGCAGAACAGGAGATTTTAAGAAAGGTCAAAAAGCTTGTGCCGAAAAAGGCCAAGGTTGATGTTGAGGTAATCTCTCCTGAAAGGGCAAACATCTACATTCCAGAGGATTTCATACCAAAAATCATAGGTAAAAACGGTAAAAGAATTGCTGAAATCGAGGAAAGCATCGGCATAAGCCTGGGCGTTGAGGTCATTGAATCAAAGCCTATCAGCAAGACCCCATTTGAAGTTGACATCCTCCACACCAAAAAGCAGCTGATTCTGGAACTTGGACGTGACAACGGCCGGAAAAACTTCGACATACAGATTGACGGACAGTATCTGCTGACCGCAACCACCTCCAAAAAGGGAGAAATCAAAATCAAAAGAGGAATAGAATTATCCGACATCATCATAGAAGCGATTGAGATGGGATTGGAGATTACAGCCATACAAAAGAGGTGA
- the hisI gene encoding phosphoribosyl-AMP cyclohydrolase encodes MNINFRHEINGIPVITAIAQDAETNEILMLANMNKEALIKTIQTGKAHYWSTSRNKLWLKGESSGHFQDVKDILVDCDMDAIVLKISQTGAACHEGYRSCFFRRLNTENEIDIDDVKEEDVEIILERLVNPADVY; translated from the coding sequence ATGAACATTAACTTCAGACATGAAATCAACGGAATTCCGGTCATAACAGCAATTGCACAGGACGCAGAGACCAATGAGATATTGATGCTTGCAAACATGAACAAGGAAGCGCTAATCAAGACAATCCAGACAGGAAAAGCCCATTACTGGAGTACCTCTAGAAACAAGTTATGGCTCAAGGGAGAATCATCAGGACATTTTCAGGACGTGAAGGATATCCTTGTTGACTGTGACATGGATGCAATCGTTTTAAAAATTTCACAGACCGGTGCAGCATGCCACGAAGGATACCGTTCCTGCTTTTTCAGACGTTTGAACACTGAAAACGAAATTGACATTGATGATGTGAAAGAAGAAGACGTGGAAATTATTTTAGAAAGATTAGTTAATCCAGCAGACGTGTATTAA